Part of the Arthrobacter sp. MMS18-M83 genome is shown below.
CGTCCGCGCATCGGTCTTTCCTCCGCAGCTTTGGCCACCCAGATCCCGGAACACGAAAAGGTGCTCAACGTAGTGGTCACGGCTGCCTACGGCGTGACCGGCCGCTGGCGTGAAGGATACGAGCGTGACGACGAGCGCCGCGCCTTCGGCCTGCTCAATGAATGGGGCATGGGTCCACTGCTGAACCGGTCCTTCTCCTCGCTCTCCGAAGGTGAGCGCAAGCGTGTGCAGATCGCCCGCGCCCTCATGACCGATCCTGAGCTGCTCCTGCTCGACGAGCCGGCCGCGGGCCTGGACCTTGGCGGCCGCGAGGAACTCGTCCACAAACTCGGTGAACTCGCCCGCGACGAGGACGCTCCCGCCATGGTTCTCGTGACGCACCACCTGGAAGAAGTCCCGCCCGGATTCACGCATGCCATGCTGCTCCGGGATGGCGGCGTGGTGGCCGCGGGACCCATCGAGGAAGTCCTGACCGCAGAGCATCTCAGCAACACCTTCGGCCTGCCCCTGGACGTGACCGAGAACTCCGGCCGCTACACGGCCACCGCCCGCCGGTAGGCACAGGCACCGAGAAACAGTGGAGATCCTTAGCGGCATCCTGATCTTTTTCGCGGGCTTGTGGGCCGGAACCATCAACAGCGTGGTCGGCTCGGGCACACTGGTCACGTTCCCGGTCCTCATCGCCCTGGGCTACGCACCAGTCACGGCGACCATCAGCAACGCCATGGGGCTTGTCGCGGGCAACGTGACAG
Proteins encoded:
- a CDS encoding ABC transporter ATP-binding protein, whose amino-acid sequence is MSDVLELASVSVVRGTKTLLDKVDWQVNEGERWVILGPNGAGKTTLLQIAAARMHPTSGKAGILDETLGRVDVFDLRPRIGLSSAALATQIPEHEKVLNVVVTAAYGVTGRWREGYERDDERRAFGLLNEWGMGPLLNRSFSSLSEGERKRVQIARALMTDPELLLLDEPAAGLDLGGREELVHKLGELARDEDAPAMVLVTHHLEEVPPGFTHAMLLRDGGVVAAGPIEEVLTAEHLSNTFGLPLDVTENSGRYTATARR